The Candidatus Hydrogenedentota bacterium genome includes a region encoding these proteins:
- a CDS encoding uroporphyrinogen decarboxylase family protein, with translation MPIIDGPWGATIERWQREGMPEDANYVEFFDLDRVEHIGADNSPRFESKIIEETDAYVIHKTAWGATLKNWKHAASTPEFLDFTIVDWDSWRSAKARMTPTPDRVDWTRLQTHYRAWRENGAWIEAGLWFGFDVTHSWTVGTQRLLEAIIVDPEWCLDMFNHFLDVGLALLDRVWEEGYTFDAVAWPDDMGFKHNQFFSLDTYRALLKPVQKRAVDWAHAKGVKTRLHSCGDVNPFVPEFVEIGIDALNPLEVKAGMDPVALKRRYGNDLVLHGGINAVLWDDVEAITEEMRRVVPVLKESGGYIFSSDHSVPSSVSLENFRHITNLAKTLGSYD, from the coding sequence GTGCCCATAATTGATGGACCATGGGGAGCAACGATTGAACGTTGGCAGCGGGAAGGCATGCCGGAAGACGCGAACTACGTCGAATTTTTCGATTTGGATCGCGTCGAACACATCGGGGCGGACAACAGCCCTCGATTCGAAAGCAAGATCATCGAGGAAACAGACGCCTACGTGATTCACAAGACCGCTTGGGGCGCGACGCTCAAGAATTGGAAACATGCCGCGTCCACGCCGGAATTCCTCGATTTCACCATCGTGGACTGGGATTCGTGGCGATCCGCAAAGGCCCGCATGACGCCCACGCCCGACCGTGTTGACTGGACCCGTCTGCAAACGCATTACCGTGCGTGGCGCGAGAACGGGGCATGGATTGAAGCCGGCTTGTGGTTCGGATTCGACGTGACCCATTCGTGGACCGTCGGCACGCAACGCCTGCTCGAAGCGATCATCGTGGACCCCGAATGGTGTCTCGACATGTTCAACCATTTTCTCGATGTCGGCCTTGCGCTGCTCGATCGAGTGTGGGAGGAAGGCTATACGTTCGATGCCGTGGCATGGCCCGACGACATGGGATTCAAACACAACCAGTTCTTTTCGCTCGACACGTATCGCGCGTTGCTGAAACCGGTGCAGAAGCGCGCGGTGGACTGGGCGCACGCGAAAGGGGTGAAGACCCGCTTGCACTCGTGCGGCGACGTGAACCCCTTTGTGCCCGAATTCGTCGAAATCGGCATTGACGCGCTCAACCCGCTCGAAGTCAAGGCCGGCATGGATCCTGTCGCGCTGAAACGACGATATGGAAACGATCTTGTTCTGCACGGCGGCATCAACGCCGTATTGTGGGACGATGTCGAGGCGATTACCGAAGAGATGCGGCGGGTTGTGCCGGTTCTCAAGGAATCCGGCGGCTATATTTTCTCCTCGGATCATTCGGTGCCGTCGAGCGTAAGCCTGGAGAATTTCCGACATATTACGAACCTTGCGAAAACATTGGGTTCATACGATTGA
- a CDS encoding glycosyltransferase family 9 protein → MNTLIVHTGGLGDFLLACPAMAALADEGPIELLGRPERLALAVEGGIAAAAHDIETSGFDSLFSVSNSIIQEFLVRFDRCIVWMRDDGTLEHAIRACGLDDVRCIPGLPPGDWSAHASAYYSMALGFRNLPPFRPRVAATREYDIVIHPGSGGRNKNWPWERFKMLADALAERGREVVWCLGPAEEQGPWNAASPLLRPATPMELARHLAGAALYIGNDSGVTHLAAVVGVPVVAIFGPTDPAIWAPQGTNVHVVKGKPWPEVGAVLDRVLSRA, encoded by the coding sequence ATGAACACGCTGATCGTGCATACGGGCGGCTTGGGGGACTTTCTGCTGGCATGTCCGGCCATGGCCGCGCTGGCAGACGAGGGACCGATCGAATTGTTGGGTCGTCCGGAACGGCTTGCGCTGGCGGTGGAAGGGGGGATTGCTGCGGCGGCGCACGATATCGAGACGTCCGGGTTCGATTCGCTTTTCAGCGTTTCCAATTCCATCATTCAAGAATTTCTCGTCCGCTTTGACCGATGCATTGTCTGGATGCGCGACGACGGCACGCTTGAGCACGCGATCCGCGCGTGCGGCTTAGATGATGTCCGCTGTATTCCCGGCCTTCCCCCGGGCGACTGGTCCGCACATGCAAGCGCCTATTATTCGATGGCGCTGGGCTTCCGCAATCTTCCGCCGTTTCGCCCGCGGGTGGCTGCCACGCGGGAATATGATATCGTTATTCATCCAGGCAGCGGTGGGAGGAACAAGAATTGGCCGTGGGAGCGGTTCAAGATGCTGGCCGACGCCTTGGCCGAGAGGGGCCGGGAGGTTGTCTGGTGTCTTGGTCCCGCGGAAGAGCAGGGGCCATGGAACGCCGCATCACCGTTGTTGCGTCCTGCCACGCCCATGGAACTGGCCCGGCATCTTGCGGGCGCCGCGTTGTACATTGGCAACGACAGCGGCGTCACACATCTCGCGGCGGTGGTCGGCGTGCCGGTCGTGGCGATATTCGGGCCGACGGACCCGGCGATCTGGGCGCCGCAAGGAACCAACGTGCATGTCGTGAAGGGCAAGCCATGGCCCGAAGTGGGGGCCGTGCTGGATAGGGTATTGTCGCGCGCTTGA
- a CDS encoding pyridoxal phosphate-dependent aminotransferase, with translation MDYIADRMNCIDASGIRKVFALAAHMKNPINLSIGQPDYDVDEPVKEIAIQAIRSGFNTYTQTWGVQELRDEASAYYTRRFGFPLQNVMVTCGVSGGLFLGLMATVNPGDEVICADPYFVMYKHLVTLLGGVSVPVDTYPDFKLRPEAVEAAITPKTKILIVNSPANPTGVTLSRNELAALADVARRHHLLVFSDEIYEQLQYDGEPCSIAAFYDNVLLLNGFSKMAGMPGWRVGFAAGPEAIIQQMNTLQQYSFVCAPSFAQKAAIHALRMDVSVHTHAYRRKRDIVYEGLKDTFNCVRPTGAFYMFPEAPGGDGDAFVAKAIENNILIIPGSVFSERKTHFRISFAAPDDVLERGVEALRRLAE, from the coding sequence ATGGATTATATCGCCGATCGCATGAACTGTATTGACGCCAGCGGCATCCGCAAGGTGTTTGCCCTTGCCGCCCACATGAAGAATCCCATCAACCTGAGCATCGGCCAGCCCGATTACGACGTGGATGAACCCGTCAAAGAAATCGCGATTCAGGCGATACGTTCCGGATTCAACACCTATACCCAGACGTGGGGCGTGCAAGAATTGCGCGACGAGGCGTCGGCCTATTACACACGCCGGTTCGGCTTTCCCTTGCAGAACGTGATGGTGACATGCGGGGTGTCCGGAGGATTGTTTCTCGGCTTGATGGCGACGGTCAATCCCGGCGACGAAGTCATCTGCGCCGACCCGTACTTTGTGATGTACAAGCACCTTGTCACCCTGCTCGGCGGGGTGAGTGTGCCCGTGGACACTTATCCCGATTTCAAGCTCAGACCGGAGGCCGTCGAGGCGGCCATTACGCCCAAGACGAAAATTCTCATCGTCAACAGTCCCGCGAATCCAACCGGCGTTACATTGTCCCGGAACGAATTGGCGGCGCTGGCCGATGTGGCGCGCCGGCACCATTTGCTGGTGTTTTCGGACGAGATTTACGAGCAGCTTCAGTACGACGGGGAACCGTGCAGCATCGCGGCCTTCTATGACAACGTGCTTCTGTTGAACGGTTTTTCGAAAATGGCGGGCATGCCCGGCTGGCGCGTCGGATTCGCGGCGGGGCCGGAGGCGATTATCCAGCAGATGAACACGTTGCAACAATACTCGTTCGTGTGCGCGCCGTCGTTCGCGCAGAAGGCCGCCATTCATGCATTGCGCATGGATGTTTCCGTCCACACCCATGCATACCGCCGCAAGCGCGATATAGTCTACGAGGGATTGAAGGACACGTTCAATTGCGTCAGACCGACCGGTGCGTTCTACATGTTTCCCGAAGCGCCCGGCGGCGATGGCGACGCCTTTGTCGCCAAGGCCATCGAGAACAATATCCTCATCATTCCCGGTAGCGTCTTCAGCGAGCGAAAGACCCACTTCCGCATCAGTTTTGCCGCGCCCGACGACGTGCTTGAACGCGGCGTCGAGGCCCTCAGGCGGCTCGCGGAATAA